From a region of the Zingiber officinale cultivar Zhangliang chromosome 10B, Zo_v1.1, whole genome shotgun sequence genome:
- the LOC122029088 gene encoding filament-like plant protein 7, giving the protein MAKDCWSKKRFVQSNTVTSNSKENSEDDWDAEALMATEEKDLALTTTSEQIDYKNDWIVDSGCSNHMTGDKEKLQNLSQYKGARMVVTTDNSRIMDNKQWLWKRKSLENNIEKERTLELERSLEELKDQLSLVRIESNTKDDLLAKQAKVSEEAIAGWRKAEAEALSLKQQLDDALLQKRTAEQRVADRDVALKECMQQLHVTKEDQQFIVNNASLKISREQEKIRTLEQRLADTNQKLTESVVAISNLNRILVVEEMSRLDSSEKLIASLKYELCMLQKEIEIRNEEREYSHRSANAAHRQHLGSIKKIAKLETECQRLRIMVRKRLPGPTALAKMRSEVESIETRKRASSSMAEDFHLKDTVLEDCYDLSSKGAVALVDRLCTTEDENKILKESLTNKNNDLHQPVDYAVPIYYDNQSAIRLAENPIFHARTKHVEVHYHFIREKVLQEEIEMRQIRTDDQVVDLFTKGLSASKFKRFRDQLGIVQRVGVEGEC; this is encoded by the coding sequence ATGGCAAAAGATTGTTGGTCCAAGAAAAGGTTCGTTCAAAGCAACACTGTTACTTCCAATTCTAAAGAGAATAGCGAAGATGATTGGGATGCTGAAGCTTTGATGGCTACGGAGGAAAAAGACTTGGCTCTCACAACAACGTCAGAACAGATTGACTACAAAAATGATTGGATCGTGGATTCAGGCTGCTCAAATCATATGACGGGTGATaaagaaaaattgcaaaacttATCTCAATACAAAGGAGCTCGTATGGTGGTTACAACCGACAACTCAAGAATCATGGATAACAAGCAATGGCTGTGGAAGAGGAAATCTTTAGAAAATAACATTGAGAAAGAGAGGACTCTAGAGTTAGAGAGATCCCTCGAAGAGTTAAAGGATCAACTTTCATTAGTTCGCATCGAGTCCAATACTAAAGATGATCTCTTGGCAAAACAAGCAAAAGTGTCGGAGGAAGCAATTGCAGGATGGCGAAAAGCCGAAGCCGAAGCCCTTTCTTTAAAGCAACAACTGGATGATGCTTTACTTCAGAAGAGAACTGCTGAACAAAGAGTAGCCGATAGAGATGTAGCATTAAAAGAATGCATGCAACAGCTTCATGTGACCAAGGAAGATCAGCAGTTCATTGTCAACAATGCCTCCTTGAAGATATCGAGAGAGCAGGAGAAGATTCGCACATTAGAACAGAGGTTAGCAGATACAAATCAGAAGCTCACCGAGTCGGTGGTTGCAATTAGCAACTTGAATAGAATTCTAGTGGTCGAAGAGATGAGTAGACTTGATTCATCTGAGAAACTCATTGCTTCGCTGAAGTATGAGCTATGCATGCTTCAGAAGGAGATTGAGATCAGAAACGAGGAGAGGGAATACAGCCATCGATCAGCAAATGCTGCTCATAGACAACACCTTGGGAGCATTAAGAAGATTGCTAAGCTAGAAACGGAGTGCCAACGATTGCGTATCATGGTCAGGAAGAGGCTGCCGGGACCAACAGCTTTAGCGAAAATGCGAAGCGAGGTTGAGTCCATTGAAACAAGGAAGAGAGCTTCGAGCTCCATGGCTGAAGATTTCCACTTAAAGGATACGGTTCTAGAGGACTGTTATGATCTATCAAGCAAGGGTGCTGTTGCTCTCGTCGATCGACTATGCACCACTGAAGACGAAAACAAGATTCTCAAAGAGTCACTGACCAACAAAAACAATGACCTACATCAACCAGTTGATTATGCAGTTCCAATATATTATGACAATCAATCGGCAATTCGTTTGGCGGAAAATCCGATTTTTCATGCAAGAACTAAACATGTTGAAGTGCACTATCATTTTATCAGAGAAAAAGTTCTCCAAGAAGAAATTGAGATGAGACAAATCAGGACAGATGATCAAGTTGTAGATTTGTTCACAAAAGGCTTGAGCGCCAGCAAATTCAAAAGGTTTCGTGATCAACTCGGCATAGTACAAAGGGTTGgtgttgagggggagtgttaa
- the LOC122030247 gene encoding probable 6-phosphogluconolactonase 2, producing the protein MANCGEPETRRDLRVFEDKYELTTDLAEYISQLSESSVNDRGCFTVALSGRSLIRLLEKLSEAPYKKTVDWTKWYVFWADERAVAKNHVDSNYKLTKDVFLSKVSILSNHIFSINDNATVEDAAREYEFTIRQLVKVRTIGVSESNDCPKFDLILLGLGPDGHVASLFPHHPTLELREEWVTYITDSPEPPPERITFALPVINSASNVAIVAIGEENAMAVQLSILTDDGKFDACSLPARLIRPDNGKLVWFLDALAASALNDNNGEPDKL; encoded by the exons ATGGCTAACTGTGGTGAACCAGAGACCAGGAGAGATTTGAGAGTCTTTGAGGATAAGTACGAGCTCACCACGGATTTGGCGGAGTATATATCCCAACTCTCTGAAAGTTCCGTTAACGATAGAGGATGCTTCACCGTTGCTTTATCTGGCCGGTCTCTGATaagattgttgga GAAACTTTCTGAAGCTCCTTATAAGAAGACTGTCGATTGGACAAAATGGTATGTATTTTGGGCTGATGAACGTGCTGTTGCAAAGAATCATGTCGACAGCAATTATAAGTTAACCAAGGATGTATTTCTTTCAAAG GTGTCCATTCTCAGCAATCATATTTTCTCCATTAATGACAATGCAACAGTGGAGGATGCAGCAAGAGAATATGAATTTACCATTCGACAGCTAGTGAAGGTCCGAACTATAGGTGTTTCTGAAAGCAATGACTGTCCTAAGTTCGACCTTATCCTTCTCGGGCTGGGACCAGATGGACATGTTGCTTCACTATTCCCTCATCACCCAACACTTGAACTAAGAGAGGAGTGGGTCACTTATATCACTGACTCTCCTGAGCCTCCGCCTGAGAGGATTACCTTTGCGCTCCCTGTCATCAATTCTGCCTCTAATGTTGCTATAGTTGCCATCGGCGAGGAGAATGCTATGgcagtacagctttccattctCACCGATGATGGGAAATTTGATGCCTGTTCATTACCTGCTAGGCTGATTCGTCCAGACAATGGGAAATTAGTGTGGTTCTTAGATGCATTGGCAGCGTCTGCTTTGAATGACAATAATGGAGAACCTGATAAACTATAA
- the LOC122029750 gene encoding replication protein A 70 kDa DNA-binding subunit B-like → MARSVTSGAISMLLSNPSPDSPTDLPEIIVQVVDLKPIGSSSTRFTFKASDGEMKLKGMLPTYLSTEIQSGKLQNLGLIRILDYTCNPIPNQSEKALIVTRCEVVSPSLELEIQNDVKKEKPDMSLESKQEEFVNNAVKIEAPMVPLKSKQPMVSKSAAQIVHEQHGNVAPAARLAISRRVHSLASLNPYLGNWTIKVRLTNKGSLRSYRNAKGEGQVFNVELTDEDGTQIQATMFNEAATKFYPRFELGKVYFISKGYLRVANRQFTTVKNDYEMNLNENSIVEEAEGEVFVPEIKYNFVKIDQLGSYVNGRELIDLIGVVQNVSSTLSIRRKSNNEMIPKRDLTIADDSNKTVTVSLWNELATDVGQDLLDMVHTSPVVAIKCLRVGDFQGISLSTLSKSTMIINPDFPESKKLKSWYDSKGKGTPMASVGSSLVSSTKNGLRSMHTDRVFLTHITENQSLGQDKPAFFSINVYVSFIKPDQTMWYRACPTCNKKVIEAVGSGYWCESCQKNDEESSLRYIMVVKVTDPSGEAWLSVFNEQAEKILGCSADELNRIKTEEGDEKYQLKLKEATWVPHLFRVSVVHAEYMHEKRQRITVRAQAPMDCLAESKYLLEEIEKMSVC, encoded by the exons ATGGCCAGATCTGTGACCTCAGGAGCCATATCGATGCTCCTCTCCAATCCTTCTCCCGACTCGCCTACCGACTTGCCGGAGATCATCGTTCAGGTCGTCGATCTGAAGCCCATCGGCAGCAGCAGCACACGTTTCAC GTTTAAGGCCAGTGATGGGGAGATGAAGCTTAAAGGGATGCTTCCAACTTATTTGTCTACAGAAATTCAATCTGGAAAATTACAAAACCTAGGTCTAATCCGTATTCTGGATTATACTTGCAACCCCATTCCTAATCAGTCTGAAAA GGCTTTGATAGTGACAAGGTGTGAAGTAGTTTCTCCTTCTCTTGAATTGGAAATTCAAAATGATGTAAAGAAAGAAAAGCCTGATATGAGTTTAGAATCTAAGCAAGAGGAATTTGTTAACAATGCTGTGAAAATAGAGGCACCTATGGTACCATTAAAATCTAAGCAACCTATGGTGTCAAAATCTGCTGCCCAGATTGTGCACGAACAGCATGGAAA TGTTGCTCCTGCTGCTCGTCTTGCTATATCAAGAAGAGTCCATTCTCTAGCTTCCTTGAATCCTTATCTAGGAAATTGGACCATAAAGGTTCGACTCACAAATAAAGGGAGTTTGAGATCATACAGGAATGCAAAAGGAGAAGGCCAGGTTTTTAATGTAGAATTGACAGATGAAGAT GGCACTCAAATTCAAGCTACAATGTTTAATGAAGCTGCAACTAAGTTTTATCCTAGGTTTGAGTTGGGAAAAGTATATTTCATATCAAAAGGGTATCTCAGAGTTGCAAACAGGCAGTTCACAACTGTAAAAAATGATTATGAGATGAATCTAAATGAGAACTCCATTGTTGAAGAGGCAGAAGGGGAAGTTTTTGTCCCTGAAATCAAGTATAATTTTGTCAAGATTGATCAATTAGGGTCGTATGTGAATGGGAGGGAGCTCATAG ATTTGATAGGTGTTGTTCAGAATGTTTCATCAACTTTGAGTATCCGGAGGAAAAGCAACAATGAAATGATTCCAAAGCGAGATCTTACTATTGCAGATGATTC GAACAAAACCGTTACTGTCTCCTTGTGGAATGAACTTGCCACAGATGTTGGGCAGGACTTGCTAGATATGGTTCATACCTCACCAGTTGTAGCCATAAAATGCCTTCGAGTAGGAGATTTTCAAG GTATATCTTTGTCAACTTTAAGTAAAAGCACAATGATAATAAACCCAGATTTTCCTGAATCAAAGAAGTTGAAGTCTTG GTATGATTCAAAAGGAAAAGGAACTCCAATGGCATCTGTTGGATCAAGCTTGGTCTCTTCCACCAAAAATGGATTGAGGTCAATGCATACTGATAGAGTTTTCCTTACTCATATAACTGAGAACCAAAGTCTAGGTCAAGATAAG CCTGCCTTCTTCAGCATAAATGTCTACGTAAGCTTCATTAAGCCTGACCAGACAATGTGGTACCGAGCATGCCCTACTTGCAACAAGAAAGTTATTGAAGCTGTTGGTTCGGGATACTGGTGTGAATCATGTCAGAAGAATGATGAGGAAAGCTCTTTAAG ATACATAATGGTGGTTAAGGTCACAGATCCTTCAGGTGAAGCCTGGCTTTCAGTTTTCAATGAGCAAGCTGAGAAAATACTTGGATGCTCTGCCGATGAGCTCAATAGAATAAAAACTGAG GAGGGAGATGAAAAGTATCAACTCAAACTGAAGGAAGCAACATGGGTTCCGCACCTGTTCCGGGTTAGTGTGGTGCATGCTGAGTACATGCACGAGAAGAGGCAGAGGATAACGGTTAGAGCTCAAGCTCCAATGGATTGCTTGGCTGAATCAAAATACCTACTGGAAGAGATAGAAAAGATGTCTGTATGCTAA